The genomic window GCTGAACAAGTTCGACAAGCGCGGTGCCGAAGACGCGCTGCGCGACGTGCGCAAGCAGTGGAAGCGCAATCGCGTCGCCTTCACCATGAAGGACGAGGATGTACCGGTCTATCCGACCATCGCCAGCCAGTTCAATGATCCGGGCATCAGCTGGATGTTCGCCAACCTCTGCCGCCTGCTGAGCGCCAAGACCAAGGCCGAACTGGCGCCGCAGATCGATACAACGCTGAAGGAGCCGCGCGCCACGGTATTGATACCGGGCAGCCGCGTGCGCTACCTGGCCGAAATCGCCGAGCAGGGCAGGGGCATCAACGCCCGCATTGAATCGCAGGCCGAAGTGGCCGAGCGCGCGCAGGGGCTGTGGCAGGCCTTGAAGGAGCTGGACGATGCAGCGTTGCCGAATGCATTGGATCTGTATGCCGGCGATGCCTTGCTCCACTCTCAGGCCGGGGGAGAGGGTAAGGCTGCCGACAATGCCGATGCGTCGCACCCTCACCCCAACCCCTCTCCCGCCGGGAGAGGGGCTCAGGCTGTGGATCGCTCACTGCTGATCCTGCGTCAGCGCTACAACGATGCCGTGCAGTCGCTGGATTCCGAAGCCCTGCGCCTGCTGCGCGAGTGGCCTGCGCGTTTGAAGTCGATCACCGATCCGGTCAACGAGTACCAGGTGCGCGGCAAGACCATCCGCGTCGAGAACTACCGCGAGTCGCTCAGCCACCAGCAGATCCCCAAGATCGCGGCGCCCACTTACCGCAGCTGGGGCGAGTTGCTGGTGTTCCTGCAGAAGGAGAACCTGCCGGGCTCCTACCCGTACACCGGCGGCGTCTACCCGTACCGCCGCAGCGGCGAAGACCCGATTCGCATGTTTGCCGGAGAGGGCACGCCCGAGCGAACCAACCGCCGCTTCCATTACCTGAGCGTTGGCCAGCCGGCCGCGCGCCTGTCCACCGCGTTCGACAGCGTCACCCTGTATGGCGAAGACCCGGCGCCGCGCCCGGACATCTACGGCAAGATCGGCAATTCCGGCGTCAACATTCCCACGCTGGACGACATGAAGAAGCTGTATTCCGGCTTCGACCTGTGCGCGCCAACCACCTCGGTGTCGATGACCATCAATGGCCCGGCGCCGATGATCCTGGCGATGTTCATGAACACCGCCGTCGACCAGCAGATCGAGAAATACCTGCAGGAAGACCCCGCGCGCTGGGCCGAGGCGGAAGCGAAGATCGCCAAGCTCTTTGAAGGCCGCAGCCGCCCGCAGTACCACGGCGAACTGCCGCCGACCAACAATGGGCTGGGCCTGGCCCTGCTCGGCGTCACCGGCGACCAGCTGGTGGATGCCGATACCTATGCGCGGATCAAGGCTGAGACGCTGTCCACCGTGCGCGGCACGGTGCAGGCCGACATCCTCAAGGAAGACCAGGCGCAGAACACCTGCATCTTCTCCACCGAGTTCGCGCTGCGGATGATGGGCGACATCCAGCAGTACTTCGTTGACCACAAGGTCCGCAATTTCTATTCGGTGTCGATCTCCGGGTATCACATTGCCGAGGCGGGTGCGAATCCGATCAGCCAGTTGGCCTTCACCCTGTCCAATGGCTTCACCATCGTCGAGTACTACCTGGCGCGTGGCATGAAGATCGATGACTTCGCGCCCAACCTGTCGTTCTTCTTCTCCAACGGCATGGACCCGGAGTACACGGTGATCGGCCGCGTTGCCCGCCGCATCTGGGCGCGTGCGATGCGCGAGCGCTACGGCGCCAACGAGCGCAGCCAGATGATGAAGTACCACATCCAGACCTCGGGCCGTTCGCTGCACGCGCAGGAGATCCAGTTCAACGACATCCGCACCACGCTGCAGGCGCTGTATGCCTTGTTCGACAACTGCAACAGCCTGCATACCAATGCTTACGACGAGGCGATCACCACGCCGACCGAGGAGAGCGTGCGTCGCGCGGTGGCGATCCAGATGATCATCAACAAGGAGTTGGGGCTGAACTTCTGCGAGAACCCGTGGCAGGGCAGCTTCATCGTCGACAAGCTCACCGACATTGTCGAAGAAGCCGTCTACAAGGAGTTCGAGGCGATCAGCGAGCGCGGTGGCGTGCTTGGCGCGATGGACACGATGTACCAGCGCGGCAAGATCCAGGAAGAATCGCTGTACTACGAGCACAAGAAGCACGATGGCAGCCTGCCGCTGGTCGGCGTCAACATGTTCCTGCCCAAGGAGCATGCCGGTGAAGTGGCGACCGAGATCGAACTGATCCGCTCGACCGAGGAAGAGAAGGGCCAGCAGATCGAGAACGTGCACACCTGGCAGCGCAACCGCAATACGCTGGCGCCCGCCGGCGAAACCTCGCATTCGCACGAGGTTGAAGGCCTGGACGCGAACGAGGAAGCTCACGATGGCCACGGCCTGGCCTACCTGCAGAAGACCGCACGCGACCGCCGCAACGTGTTCGAGGCCCTGATCGAAGCAGTGAAGACCCACAGCCTCGGCCAGATCAGCCACGCCCTGTACGACGTAGGCGGCGAGTACCGCCGCAATATGTAAGCGCGCGCCCCGTAGTGCCGAGCCATGCTCGGCAGAGGCCTTCCCAGTAGAGCCCAGCCGAGCATGGCTCGGCTCTACCCAGATGCCATGCAGCACTCACCCGTAGTGCCGAGCCATGCTCGGCAAGGGCCTTCCCGCTAAAGCCCCAGCCGAGCATGGCTCGGCTCTACCAAGAAGCCATACAGCACTCCCTGTAGTGCCGAGCCATGCTCGGCAGAGGCCTTCCCAGTAGAGCCCAGCCGAGCATGGCTCGGCTCTACCCAGATGCCATGCAGCGCTCACCCGTAGTGCCGAGCCATGCTCGGCAAGGGCCTTCCCAGTAGAGCCCCAGCCGAGCACGGCTCGGCTCTACCGCTGGGCGCTGTTACTCTTGGGCCAACATCCCGGGCACAGGCAACAACATGGATAGACGGCGTTTCATCGGTGGGGCTGCGGCCGCTGCCGCATTGCCTCTGATCGGCATGCAGGGCGCAATCGCCGCTACCCACAAACAACTGCTTGCCGCCGGGCTCAACAAGGGCGATACGGTTGGCCTGGTCAGTCCGTCCTCGGCCAGCAGCGAGCGCCTCAGCCTGCAGCTGGCACGCGAGGCGATGG from Stenotrophomonas nitritireducens includes these protein-coding regions:
- a CDS encoding methylmalonyl-CoA mutase family protein is translated as MSTPASQLPQAQPETTPLRFVTAASLFDGHDAAINIMRRLIQAQGAEVIHLGHNRSVEDVVRAALQEDADAIALSSYQGGHVEYFKYMVDMLREKGAGHIKVFGGGGGTITPEEIRELQAYGVERIYHPNDGMKMGLVEMIEDVVARAGKAREAAARHDDIETPSIEDEIGIGRVLSELEDGSHSEAELTHLRKQWQLAAGATPVIGITGTGGAGKSSVTDELLNRFLASFPQMRIAVISVDPTRRRTGGALLGDRIRMNSLRSKRVYMRSMATRRQHAAINTVLRDCIGFLKSLHFDLVIVETAGIGQSDSEIVDLVDFPMYVMTSDFGAPSQLEKIDMLDYAELVVLNKFDKRGAEDALRDVRKQWKRNRVAFTMKDEDVPVYPTIASQFNDPGISWMFANLCRLLSAKTKAELAPQIDTTLKEPRATVLIPGSRVRYLAEIAEQGRGINARIESQAEVAERAQGLWQALKELDDAALPNALDLYAGDALLHSQAGGEGKAADNADASHPHPNPSPAGRGAQAVDRSLLILRQRYNDAVQSLDSEALRLLREWPARLKSITDPVNEYQVRGKTIRVENYRESLSHQQIPKIAAPTYRSWGELLVFLQKENLPGSYPYTGGVYPYRRSGEDPIRMFAGEGTPERTNRRFHYLSVGQPAARLSTAFDSVTLYGEDPAPRPDIYGKIGNSGVNIPTLDDMKKLYSGFDLCAPTTSVSMTINGPAPMILAMFMNTAVDQQIEKYLQEDPARWAEAEAKIAKLFEGRSRPQYHGELPPTNNGLGLALLGVTGDQLVDADTYARIKAETLSTVRGTVQADILKEDQAQNTCIFSTEFALRMMGDIQQYFVDHKVRNFYSVSISGYHIAEAGANPISQLAFTLSNGFTIVEYYLARGMKIDDFAPNLSFFFSNGMDPEYTVIGRVARRIWARAMRERYGANERSQMMKYHIQTSGRSLHAQEIQFNDIRTTLQALYALFDNCNSLHTNAYDEAITTPTEESVRRAVAIQMIINKELGLNFCENPWQGSFIVDKLTDIVEEAVYKEFEAISERGGVLGAMDTMYQRGKIQEESLYYEHKKHDGSLPLVGVNMFLPKEHAGEVATEIELIRSTEEEKGQQIENVHTWQRNRNTLAPAGETSHSHEVEGLDANEEAHDGHGLAYLQKTARDRRNVFEALIEAVKTHSLGQISHALYDVGGEYRRNM